A single Acropora palmata chromosome 5, jaAcrPala1.3, whole genome shotgun sequence DNA region contains:
- the LOC141880910 gene encoding uncharacterized protein LOC141880910 isoform X1 — translation MAFSAQTDHGQREREEGVLCGINQGTLKKNHFIPNPAAKPFVPSHLNSPLGRSVNRTWSAIEGQRPKVFTTGRNTVNVKPSQHTGKLIHHPSSQSCVNGPHSDFLLNNGVTFDEARTPTTSQSNNHIAFHLVSKVLEDESIFNSNSIEETTSGLEPFSRHTLVLSNGFDGTSHSWPISASRNGCVPVPSSSPNGATDVPGNFGSFPGQTIWSAEMNSHATPPLSPLDSSPPSSLTNSSLGVTPPFHSNPLAPTSSLTNSSGSASPIINGYNDELSPYPSPTGQHQQLGSQNGFHQSLFMPIKDKFAGNKVWNSSESGYYSVNGSSHPSQSSPSSVHGQTQYLSSPKERPQSLALTNGSYYFSSPSMSPSSPPSGQVHSHSAPQYINSTLEVNGGTWPKHAFSQDHLSPNHLPREAQNTFKQNGHSGHSILYRTKSPLSGELHYRLEECFEQLRCLEKERKKTEADIAHLWSGRRLSSGNAINVRPPSNPSRIDKLIVDHIREHAKVEALVGRIERIRHSPLHVSISEVVDQWQSGIRELQNRRKEELKNSSSARSSLTSGARQQDAAGLGALILIMKTLTQNTRATRTTIWCANQLVLATSILNQETSALLPQSNSKESSGDAS, via the exons ATGGCGTTTTCCGCCCAGACAGACCATGGGCAGAGAGAACGAGAGGAAGGTGTTTTGTGTGGAATTAACCAGGGTACATTGAAG AAGAATCACTTCATCCCAAATCCAGCCGCTAAGCCATTTGTACCTTCACACTTGAATTCACCATTGGGCCGCTCTGTAAACAGGACATGGTCAGCTATCGAGGGGCAGCGTCCTAAA GTGTTTACTACAGGGAGGAACACTGTGAATGTAAAACCCTCACAACATACCGGAAAGCTTATTCACCATCCATCTTCACAATCCTGTGTAAATGGTCCACACTCTGATTTTCTACTTAACAATGGAGTCACTTTTGATGAGGCAAGAACACCAACAACTTCCCAGTCTAACAATCACATAGCATTTCATCTTGTGTCAAAAGTTCTTGAGGATGAAAGTATCTTTAACTCTAATAGCATTGAAGAAACAACTTCTGGTTTGGAGCCTTTCTCACGTCACACATTAGTTCTCTCTAATGG TTTTGATGGCACTTCACACTCCTGGCCAATCTCTGCTTCCCGAAATGGCTGTGTTCCAGTCCCTTCCTCTTCGCCCAATGGAGCAACTGATGTACCTGGGAACTTTGGCTCTTTTCCAGGACAAACTATCTGGTCAGCTGAAATGAACTCCCATGCCACTCCCCCCTTATCACCTCTTGACTCATCACCTCCATCCAGTCTGACAAATTCTTCGTTAGGGGTCACACCTCCTTTCCATTCAAATCCGCTAGCACCTACAAGCTCTTTGACTAATTCATCAGGCAGTGCATCACCCATAATCAATGGCTACAATGATGAACTGTCTCCATATCCATCTCCCACTGGACAACATCAGCAGCTTGGATCACAAAATGGATTTCATCAGTCCCTTTTCATGCCCATCAAAGATAAATTTGCTGGCAACAAGGTGTGGAATTCCTCTGAATCTGGTTATTATTCAGTTAATGGGTCATCTCATCCTTCCCAGTCTTCTCCAAGCTCAGTTCATGGCCAGACACAATATCTTTCCTCTCCAAAAGAACGTCCTCAGTCCCTAGCATTAACCAATGGCAGTTATTACTTCAGCTCACCCAGCATGTCCCCATCTTCACCTCCATCAGGACAAGTACACAGCCATTCAGCTCCACAGTACATCAACTCAACACTAGAAGTTAATGGAGGAACCTGGCCCAAACATGCCTTTAGTCAAGACCACTTGTCTCCAAACCATTTGCCAAGAGAGGCTCAGAAtactttcaaacaaaatgggCATTCTGGTCACAGTATTCTGTATCGGACAAAGAGTCCATTAAGTGGTGAATTGCATTATAGGCTTGAAGAATGCTTTGAACAGCTTAGGTgtttggaaaaagaaagaaagaag aCTGAAGCAGACATAGCTCACCTGTGGTCAGGTCGAAGACTTTCATCTGGAAATGCTATAAATGTGAGACCACCTTCAAATCCTTCAAGAATAGACAAGTTAATTGTAGATCATATACGGGAACATGCAAAG GTTGAAGCATTAGTTGGGAGAATTGAGCGCATCAGGCATTCTCCACTTCATGTAAGCATAAGTGAGGTGGTAGACCAGTGGCAAAGTGGAATACGCGAACTTCAAAACCGTCGTAAGGAAGAACTTAAAAATAGTAGCTCTGCAAGAAGCAGTCTGACCTCTGGTGCAAGGCAACAAGATGCCGCAG ggcTTGGTGCCTTGATATTAatcatgaagacacttacaCAAAACACACGTGCTACTCGTACAACAATCTGGTGTGCTAATCAGCTTGTACTGGCCACCTCAATACTTAATCAGGAAACCTCAGCTCTTCTGCCTCAGTCCAATTCCAAAGAAAGTTCTGGTGACGCATCTTGA
- the LOC141880910 gene encoding uncharacterized protein LOC141880910 isoform X2: MAFSAQTDHGQREREEGVLCGINQGTLKNHFIPNPAAKPFVPSHLNSPLGRSVNRTWSAIEGQRPKVFTTGRNTVNVKPSQHTGKLIHHPSSQSCVNGPHSDFLLNNGVTFDEARTPTTSQSNNHIAFHLVSKVLEDESIFNSNSIEETTSGLEPFSRHTLVLSNGFDGTSHSWPISASRNGCVPVPSSSPNGATDVPGNFGSFPGQTIWSAEMNSHATPPLSPLDSSPPSSLTNSSLGVTPPFHSNPLAPTSSLTNSSGSASPIINGYNDELSPYPSPTGQHQQLGSQNGFHQSLFMPIKDKFAGNKVWNSSESGYYSVNGSSHPSQSSPSSVHGQTQYLSSPKERPQSLALTNGSYYFSSPSMSPSSPPSGQVHSHSAPQYINSTLEVNGGTWPKHAFSQDHLSPNHLPREAQNTFKQNGHSGHSILYRTKSPLSGELHYRLEECFEQLRCLEKERKKTEADIAHLWSGRRLSSGNAINVRPPSNPSRIDKLIVDHIREHAKVEALVGRIERIRHSPLHVSISEVVDQWQSGIRELQNRRKEELKNSSSARSSLTSGARQQDAAGLGALILIMKTLTQNTRATRTTIWCANQLVLATSILNQETSALLPQSNSKESSGDAS, from the exons ATGGCGTTTTCCGCCCAGACAGACCATGGGCAGAGAGAACGAGAGGAAGGTGTTTTGTGTGGAATTAACCAGGGTACATTGAAG AATCACTTCATCCCAAATCCAGCCGCTAAGCCATTTGTACCTTCACACTTGAATTCACCATTGGGCCGCTCTGTAAACAGGACATGGTCAGCTATCGAGGGGCAGCGTCCTAAA GTGTTTACTACAGGGAGGAACACTGTGAATGTAAAACCCTCACAACATACCGGAAAGCTTATTCACCATCCATCTTCACAATCCTGTGTAAATGGTCCACACTCTGATTTTCTACTTAACAATGGAGTCACTTTTGATGAGGCAAGAACACCAACAACTTCCCAGTCTAACAATCACATAGCATTTCATCTTGTGTCAAAAGTTCTTGAGGATGAAAGTATCTTTAACTCTAATAGCATTGAAGAAACAACTTCTGGTTTGGAGCCTTTCTCACGTCACACATTAGTTCTCTCTAATGG TTTTGATGGCACTTCACACTCCTGGCCAATCTCTGCTTCCCGAAATGGCTGTGTTCCAGTCCCTTCCTCTTCGCCCAATGGAGCAACTGATGTACCTGGGAACTTTGGCTCTTTTCCAGGACAAACTATCTGGTCAGCTGAAATGAACTCCCATGCCACTCCCCCCTTATCACCTCTTGACTCATCACCTCCATCCAGTCTGACAAATTCTTCGTTAGGGGTCACACCTCCTTTCCATTCAAATCCGCTAGCACCTACAAGCTCTTTGACTAATTCATCAGGCAGTGCATCACCCATAATCAATGGCTACAATGATGAACTGTCTCCATATCCATCTCCCACTGGACAACATCAGCAGCTTGGATCACAAAATGGATTTCATCAGTCCCTTTTCATGCCCATCAAAGATAAATTTGCTGGCAACAAGGTGTGGAATTCCTCTGAATCTGGTTATTATTCAGTTAATGGGTCATCTCATCCTTCCCAGTCTTCTCCAAGCTCAGTTCATGGCCAGACACAATATCTTTCCTCTCCAAAAGAACGTCCTCAGTCCCTAGCATTAACCAATGGCAGTTATTACTTCAGCTCACCCAGCATGTCCCCATCTTCACCTCCATCAGGACAAGTACACAGCCATTCAGCTCCACAGTACATCAACTCAACACTAGAAGTTAATGGAGGAACCTGGCCCAAACATGCCTTTAGTCAAGACCACTTGTCTCCAAACCATTTGCCAAGAGAGGCTCAGAAtactttcaaacaaaatgggCATTCTGGTCACAGTATTCTGTATCGGACAAAGAGTCCATTAAGTGGTGAATTGCATTATAGGCTTGAAGAATGCTTTGAACAGCTTAGGTgtttggaaaaagaaagaaagaag aCTGAAGCAGACATAGCTCACCTGTGGTCAGGTCGAAGACTTTCATCTGGAAATGCTATAAATGTGAGACCACCTTCAAATCCTTCAAGAATAGACAAGTTAATTGTAGATCATATACGGGAACATGCAAAG GTTGAAGCATTAGTTGGGAGAATTGAGCGCATCAGGCATTCTCCACTTCATGTAAGCATAAGTGAGGTGGTAGACCAGTGGCAAAGTGGAATACGCGAACTTCAAAACCGTCGTAAGGAAGAACTTAAAAATAGTAGCTCTGCAAGAAGCAGTCTGACCTCTGGTGCAAGGCAACAAGATGCCGCAG ggcTTGGTGCCTTGATATTAatcatgaagacacttacaCAAAACACACGTGCTACTCGTACAACAATCTGGTGTGCTAATCAGCTTGTACTGGCCACCTCAATACTTAATCAGGAAACCTCAGCTCTTCTGCCTCAGTCCAATTCCAAAGAAAGTTCTGGTGACGCATCTTGA
- the LOC141880912 gene encoding pyruvate dehydrogenase [acetyl-transferring]-phosphatase 2, mitochondrial-like → MVSGTAIVVTAVFFDVDVFVMNKAEVIGTFSKWKWPVVGVAAAFVGSMYTYGLNRNFTLKARTGNEDTSGVIGLGDLLQKLIQNFIQGSKGPEKPPLSPKEASQILRRNEKRTDVNVGAVSYYETNNFASNDPCEDRGNEWLLLKTNGAAFGVFDGHGGWQCAEVVKTRLPLYVALSLLSKVELTLVERDDLNGSSSTNKFIFSFQKDKSLPAEDDISSNSVGYTLSQKQEVFHTGPMYLVKNLIEKPFNNRMPIAESLSLAFTQLDDDISTEAIPVKVLDESFFVGATGACALISYIEGEQLYVANAGDCRAVLGSVNQDGSWLATPLTVDQTASNSEEVERLHAEHPGEENFVIKNGRLLGQLQPLRSFGDIQYKWDKVTHSHVLTQVYGGPIVPPSMYKTPPYLTAKPVVTQHHLQFHDKFLILATDGLWDVLSNEQAVGLVAEFLEQQGKYKTQASAASTSASQNDILEHNAATHLIRHALGGSDHDFVAQMLLVPDQYRRMWRDDITVTVVFFNSDTFLSKL, encoded by the exons ATGGTATCGGGAACTGCGATAGTCGTTACAGCAGTATTTTTCGATGTTGATGTATTTGTTATGAATAAAGCGGAGGTTATAGGAACTTTTAGCAAGTGGAAGTGGCCTGTGGTTGGTGTCGCAGCTGCGTTTGTTGGTTCTATGTACACTTATGGTCTCAATAGGAACTTCACACTTAAAGCACGAACTGGAAACGAAGACACTTCAGGCGTAATTGGATTAGGGGACTTATTACAGAAACTGATTCAGAACTTTATACAAGGTTCAAAGGGTCCAGAGAAACCTCCTTTGAGTCCGAAAGAGGCAAGTCAGATATTGAGAAGGAACGAAAAGAGGACTGATGTAAATGTTGGGGCTGTTTCTTATTACGAAACCAACAATTTCGCTTCCAATGATCCTTGTGAAGATCGTGGGAATGAATGGCTATTGTTAAAAACCAATGGAGCAGCCTTTGGTGTGTTCGATGGACATGGCGGCTGGCAATGCGCTGAGGTCGTGAAAACTAGATTGCCATTGTACGTAGCATTATCACTTCTTTCCAAGGTTGAGTTGACCCTTGTGGAAAGGGATGATTTGAATGGTTCATCATCCACCAATAagttcattttcagttttcaaaaagacaaaagtcTTCCTGCTGAAGATGACATTTCCAGTAACAGTGTTGGTTACACTCTAAGTCAAAAGCAGGAAGTTTTTCACACAGGACCAATGTATCTGGTGAAGAATTTGATTGAGAAGCCGTTTAACAACCGTATGCCAATTGCTGAGTCACTCAGTTTGGCTTTCACGCAGTTAGACGACGACATTTCAACCGAAGCCATACCAGTCAAAGTCCTTGATGAGTCATTTTTTGTTGGTGCAACAGGTGCCTGTGCGTTGATATCCTATATCGAGGGCGAACAACTTTATGTTGCTAATGCAG GTGACTGTAGAGCAGTTTTGGGAAGCGTAAACCAGGATGGTTCTTGGCTCGCAACTCCTCTGACTGTTGACCAAACAGCATCAAATTCAGAGGAAGTGGAACGGCTTCATGCTGAGCATCCAGGAGAGGAGAATTTTGTCATAAAGAATGGTCGGCTGTTGGGACAGTTACAGCCATTGCGGTCTTTTGGTGACATTCAATATAAATGGGATAAAGTAACTCATTCTCATGTTCTAACTCAAGTGTATGGTGGCCCAATAGTCCCACCAAGTATGTACAAAACACCACCATACCTTACCGCAAAGCCAGTTGTTACTCAGCACCACTTGCAATTTCATGATAAATTTCTTATCCTGGCCACCGATGGTCTGTGGGATGTGCTAAGCAATGAACAAGCAGTTGGATTGGTTGCAGAGTTTCTCGAACAGCAAGGTAAATATAAAACACAGGCATCTGCAGCTTCTACCTCTGCCTCacaaaatgatattttggAGCACAATGCTGCAACTCACCTTATCCGCCATGCCCTGGGGGGTAGTGACCACGACTTTGTAGCACAGATGTTATTGGTTCCAGACCAGTATCGGCGGATGTGGCGAGATGACATTACTGTGACTGTGGtcttttttaattctgacACCTTTTTATCCAAGCTGTGA